In Acidobacteriota bacterium, a genomic segment contains:
- a CDS encoding two-component regulator propeller domain-containing protein has translation MRPSSASSSNGSAARAVTAAVIWCAAWLFTSPASAAGPPVVTFQVLDTHRGLSHDSVTAITQDRQGFLWLGTREGLNRYDGQRIRSFLHDPEDESSLSGSHVTALQAAADGRLWVSTIEGGLDVFDPDTETFSPYPLGAPPGEPRGAAQPGGEDGPPQISSLLEDRQGRLWVGTDQGLWCQEPASGRWTVFRHAEADPASLSHDRVMSLHEDADGTLWIGTYGGGLGRRAAEDEGFRTYRHDPEDPKSLSSDLVQTVYRDSRGTLWVGTAGAGLNRLQPDESTDDGATFEHWRHDPEDPKSLSNDYIHGLQEDESGHLWIATYGGGLERRGVGGELITFQHNPRNPVDPSSLPENFLATLFRDRSGTFWVGTDEGGAVSFHRNRDRFTHHFNDLVGPAGLSHNTVWSFYQQSDGTLWIGTSNGLNRLDPESYGFTRVEGPDIDDAHMVRSLLGDAPEGSEEVTRLWFGTLADGVQQLDVTSRSLEAEPVLRSQRVRALLGDGSGGLWVGTQGGGLLHLPRNGDPVLAYGHAPENPRSLSHNIVTSLARDPRSGALWVGTQSGGLSRLDPSTGQFQQFTHDPEDPVSLSSDEVHHLLTDSLDRLWISTGRGLDQWSAEGQAIEHYGQAEGLPEGAVFCAQEDSQGRLWMSTESGISRLDPSTGKVRSFDAREDLHNNRFLGGSCYRGPTGTLFFGGVYGFHSFQPGEIRDNPQVPSVAITSVRVFNEPVPRDQLPPSARRLRLSHRENFLTFEMAALHYADPRRNQYSYRLKGFDREWIDGGNEPQAAYSNLPPGRYLFQVRGSNNDGLWNLEGAELPLTIAPPVWGSWWAYGLYAALGVGALLLLLRAQGQRVRRRSEDLRKTEELERARALQLSMLPKQPPRRPDLDIAVHMQTATEVGGDYYDFFPQEDGSLFVAYGDATGHGISAGMMVSMTKIALRSLDVREPARILDRLSRILREIHPSGLRMALGLARLGPGEIEIASAAMPPALLYRRSTGSVEEILLPALPLGGNLVAPYPSRAVSFEPGDTLVVISDGLPERRNGLDECLGYRMVEECLARHGSGSARQVLGELVQLGEEWSGGQPPQDDITILVIRRPDLGSGSRPQSSGGGSA, from the coding sequence TTGCGCCCATCCTCGGCATCCAGCTCCAACGGCTCGGCGGCCCGGGCGGTGACGGCGGCGGTGATCTGGTGCGCGGCCTGGCTCTTCACCAGCCCCGCCAGCGCCGCCGGACCGCCAGTGGTGACCTTCCAGGTACTCGATACCCACCGGGGATTGAGTCACGACTCTGTCACCGCCATCACCCAGGATCGCCAGGGATTCCTCTGGTTGGGGACCCGGGAAGGCCTCAATCGCTACGACGGCCAGCGCATCCGCTCCTTCCTCCACGACCCGGAGGACGAGTCGTCTCTCTCCGGAAGCCACGTCACCGCCCTCCAAGCTGCCGCCGACGGCCGGCTGTGGGTGAGCACCATCGAAGGCGGGTTGGACGTCTTCGACCCCGATACCGAGACTTTCTCGCCCTATCCGCTGGGGGCGCCCCCAGGAGAGCCCCGGGGAGCGGCCCAACCCGGCGGGGAAGACGGCCCCCCGCAGATCTCCAGCCTGCTGGAGGACCGGCAGGGACGGCTGTGGGTGGGCACCGACCAGGGCTTGTGGTGCCAGGAGCCGGCCAGCGGACGATGGACGGTCTTTCGGCACGCCGAGGCAGACCCTGCCAGCTTGAGCCACGACCGGGTGATGAGCCTCCACGAGGACGCCGACGGCACGTTGTGGATCGGCACCTACGGCGGTGGCCTGGGTCGCCGGGCCGCGGAGGACGAAGGCTTTCGCACCTATCGGCACGACCCGGAAGACCCGAAGAGCCTGAGCAGCGACCTGGTGCAGACGGTGTACCGGGATTCCCGCGGAACTTTGTGGGTGGGCACAGCCGGAGCCGGCCTCAACCGCCTGCAGCCGGATGAGAGCACCGACGACGGTGCAACCTTCGAGCACTGGCGCCACGACCCGGAGGACCCGAAAAGCCTGAGCAACGACTACATCCACGGCCTGCAAGAGGACGAGAGCGGACATCTGTGGATCGCCACCTACGGCGGCGGGCTGGAGCGCCGGGGCGTCGGCGGGGAGCTGATCACCTTTCAGCACAACCCGCGCAACCCCGTAGACCCCAGCAGCCTGCCGGAGAATTTCCTGGCGACCCTGTTCCGGGACCGCTCCGGCACCTTCTGGGTCGGCACCGACGAAGGTGGAGCGGTGAGCTTCCATCGCAACCGGGACCGCTTCACGCACCACTTCAACGACCTGGTGGGCCCCGCCGGGCTGAGCCACAACACGGTGTGGTCGTTCTACCAGCAGTCCGACGGCACCCTGTGGATCGGCACCTCCAACGGCCTCAACCGGTTGGACCCGGAGAGCTACGGGTTCACCCGCGTCGAAGGCCCGGACATCGACGATGCCCACATGGTGCGCTCGCTACTCGGCGATGCTCCCGAGGGCAGCGAGGAGGTCACCCGGCTGTGGTTCGGCACCCTGGCCGACGGCGTGCAGCAACTGGATGTGACCAGCAGAAGCCTCGAGGCCGAGCCGGTGCTGCGCTCCCAGCGGGTGCGGGCGCTGTTGGGGGACGGCTCCGGCGGCCTGTGGGTCGGCACCCAGGGGGGTGGCCTGCTGCATTTGCCCAGGAATGGAGATCCCGTCTTGGCCTACGGCCACGCGCCGGAGAACCCCCGCAGCCTGTCCCACAACATCGTCACCTCCCTGGCCCGGGATCCGCGGAGCGGCGCCTTGTGGGTCGGCACCCAAAGCGGCGGCCTGAGCCGTCTCGACCCCAGCACCGGGCAGTTCCAGCAGTTCACCCACGATCCGGAGGATCCGGTGAGCCTGTCTTCCGACGAGGTCCACCACCTGCTCACCGACTCCCTAGACCGGCTGTGGATCAGCACCGGTCGGGGTCTCGATCAATGGTCGGCGGAAGGCCAGGCCATCGAACACTATGGCCAAGCCGAAGGTTTGCCGGAGGGGGCTGTCTTCTGCGCCCAGGAAGACTCCCAAGGCCGGCTGTGGATGAGCACCGAAAGCGGCATCAGCCGCCTCGACCCGAGCACCGGGAAAGTCCGCAGTTTCGACGCCCGGGAGGATCTCCACAACAACCGCTTCCTCGGTGGCTCGTGCTACCGCGGTCCCACCGGCACCCTCTTCTTCGGCGGCGTCTACGGTTTCCACAGCTTCCAGCCGGGCGAGATCCGAGACAATCCCCAGGTACCCTCCGTGGCGATCACCTCCGTGCGGGTGTTCAACGAGCCGGTCCCCCGAGACCAGCTGCCGCCCTCGGCCCGGCGATTGCGCCTCTCCCACCGGGAGAACTTCCTGACCTTCGAGATGGCGGCGCTGCACTACGCCGACCCGCGACGCAACCAATACTCCTATCGGCTGAAGGGTTTCGACCGGGAGTGGATCGACGGCGGCAACGAGCCCCAGGCGGCCTATTCCAACCTGCCGCCGGGTCGCTACCTTTTCCAGGTCCGGGGCTCCAACAACGACGGTCTGTGGAATCTGGAGGGGGCGGAGCTGCCCCTCACCATCGCCCCGCCGGTGTGGGGCAGCTGGTGGGCCTACGGCCTCTACGCCGCCCTCGGGGTCGGGGCGCTCTTGCTGCTGCTGCGAGCCCAGGGCCAGCGGGTGCGCCGGCGTAGCGAGGATCTGCGCAAAACCGAGGAGCTCGAGCGCGCCCGCGCCCTGCAGCTCTCCATGCTGCCCAAACAGCCGCCCCGGCGGCCGGACCTGGACATCGCCGTGCACATGCAAACCGCCACCGAGGTCGGCGGGGATTACTACGACTTCTTCCCCCAGGAGGACGGTTCCCTCTTCGTCGCGTACGGCGACGCCACCGGCCACGGCATCTCCGCGGGCATGATGGTCTCCATGACCAAGATCGCCCTGCGCTCGCTGGACGTGCGCGAGCCGGCCCGCATCCTCGACCGCCTGAGCCGCATCCTGCGGGAGATTCACCCCAGCGGTCTGCGCATGGCGCTGGGCCTGGCCCGCCTCGGCCCCGGGGAGATCGAGATCGCCTCCGCCGCCATGCCGCCGGCGCTGCTCTACCGGCGGAGCACCGGCAGCGTCGAGGAGATCCTGCTGCCGGCGCTGCCCCT